The genomic region TTATTCAAGGACTACTTTTGTGCGAAATGGATAAAACAGCGAAAGGAATCATCGACAATTTTATCCACCTCATCAAACAATTCGGTTTCATTCCTGGAAAGAATCGTTTATATCACGCGAGTAGATCACAACCCCCTTTATTAACATTCATGGTTTGGGACTATCTGCTTAAAACGAGGGATTTTAATTGGTTGAGAACAATCATAAAGTATTTAGACCTCGAACTTCAATGGTGGGTCGAAAATAAACTCACCAAGGTGAATATTGACGGGTTgaggtaataaatttaatttaataatcagggcacggaacttttgtaacaagaCGATACGattaccatactgttcagtgggaaattaaaattttaagttagaaaaaaattgtgtaaacaaaaattgttcctgaaacaattccaaacaaactttgtcaacaattttttttgatttaatcaatgattaaggagataacctcaaaataataatttttccgtttttatacataattacacttagatgcttaattaatagagatgtaaaaaaattttattaagataattgattcaaaatcgaaattgaaacaaattttatttaaaacattttttaataaaaacaataattattgagataattaattttgatagcatactattcagagggaaattaaaatgtcaagttagcaaaaatttttattaacaaacactgttcctgaagtaattctaaacaaattttgttaacaaaattttttgattaaatcaacaataaggatataacctcaaaaatattaatttttgtagcatactattcagtgggaaattaaaattttaagttagaaattaacaaaaattgttcctgaaacaatttcaaacaaactttgtcaacatttttttttgatttaatcaatgattaaggagataacctcaaaataataatttttccgtttttatacataattatacttagatgcttaattaatagagatgtaaaaatttattattaagataattgattcaaaatcgaaattgaaacaaattttgtttaaaacattttttaataaaaacaataattaattttgatagcatactattcagagggaaattaaaatttcaagttagcaaaaaattgtattaacaaacactgttcctgaagtaattctaaacaaattttgttaacaaaattttttgattaaatcaacaatgaggatataacctcaaaaatattaatttttgtaccatactgttcagtgggaaattaaaattttaagttagaaaaaattgtgttaacaaaaattgttcctgaaacaattttaaacaaactttgtcaacatttttttttgatttaatcaatgattaaggagataacctcaaaataataatttttccgtttttatacataattatacatagatggttaattaatagagatgtaaaaaaattttattaagataattgattcaaaatcgaaattgaaacaaattttatttaaaacattttttaataaaaacaataattattgagataattaattttgatagcatactattcagagggaaattaaaatgtcaagttagcaaaaatttttattaacaaacactgttcctgaagtaattctaaacaaattttgttaacaaaattttttgattaaatcaacaataaggatataacctcaaaatattaatttttgtaccatactattcagtgggaaattaaaattttaagttagaaaaaaattgtgttaacaaaaattgttcctgaaacaattccaaacaaactttgtcaacaattttttttgatttaatcaataattaaggagataacctcaaaataataatttttccgtttttatacataattatacttagatggttaattaatagagatgtaaaaattttttattaagataattgattcaaaatcgaaattgaaacaaattttatttaaaacattttttaataaaaacaataattaattttgatagcatactattcagagggaaattaaaatttcaagttagcaaaaaaatgtattaacaaacactgttcctgaagtaattctaaacaaattttgttaacaacattttttgattaaatcaacaatgaggatataacctcaaaaatattaatttttgtaccatactattcagtgggaaattaaaattttaagttagaaaaaaattgtgttaacaaaaattgttcctgaaacaattttaaacaaactttgtcaacaattttttttgatttaatcaataattaaggagataacctcaaaataatagtttttccgtttttgtacataattatacttaaatgcttaattaatagagatgtaaaaattttttattaagataattgattcaaaatcgaaattgaaacaaattttatttaaatcattttttaataaaaacaataattgttgagataattaattttgataccatactattcagagggaaattaaaatttaaagttagcaaaaaattgtattaacaaacactgttcctgaagtaattctaaacaaattttgttaacaaaattttttgattaaatcaacaataaggatataacctcaaaaatattaatttttgtaccatactattcagtgggaaattaaaattttaagttagaaaaaaattgtgttaacaaaaattgttcctgaaacaattttaaacaaactttgtcaacatttttttttaatttaatcaatgattaaggagataacctcaaaataataatttttccgtttttatacataattatacttagatggttaattaatagagatgtaaaaaatttttattaagataattgattcaaaatcgaaattgaaacaaattttgtttaaaacattttttaataaaaacaataattaattttgatagcatactattcagagggaaattaaaatttcaagttagcaaaaaatgtattaacaaacactgttcctgaagtaattctaaacaaattttgttaacaacattttttgattaaatcaacaatgaggatataacctcaaaaatattaatttttgtaccatactattcagtgggaaattaaaattttaagttagaaaaaaattgtgttaacaaaaattgttcctgaaacaattttaaacaaactttgtcaacatttttttttgatttaatcaatgattaaggagataacctcaaaataataatttttccgtttttatacataattacacttggatgcttaattaatagagatgtaaaaaatttttattaagataattgattcaaaatcgaaattgaaacaaattttatttaaaacattttttaataaaaacaataattgttgagattaattaattttgatagcatactattcagagggaaattaaaattttaagttagcaaaaaattttattaacaaacactgttcctgaagtaattctaaacaaattttgttaacaacattttttgattaaatcaacaataaggatataacctcaaaaatattaatttttgtaccatactattcagtgggaaattaaaatttcaagttagaaaaaaattgtgttaacaaaaattgttcctgaaacaattccaaacaaattttgtcaacattttttttttgatttaatcaataattaaggagataacctcaaaataataatttttccctttttatacataattatacttagatggttaattaatagagatgtaaaaattttttattaagataattgattcaaaatcgaaattgaaacaaattttgtttaaaacattttttaataaaaacaataattaattttgatagcatactattcagagggaaattaaaatttcaagttagcaaaaaaatgtattaacaaacactgttcctgaagtaattctaaacaaattttgttaacaaaattttttgattaaatcaacaataaggatataacctcaaaaatattaatttttgtaccatactgttcagtgggaaattaaaattttaagttagaaattaacaaaaattgttcctgaaacaattccaaacaaactttgtcaacaattttttttgatttaatcaataattaaggagataacctcaaaataataatttttccgcttttatacataattatacttaaatgcttaattaatagagatgtaaaaaaattttattaagataattgattcaaaatcgaaattgaaacaaattttatttaaaacattttttgataaaaacaataattatcgagataattaattttgattgcatattattcagagggaaattaaaatttcaatgtattaacaaacactgttcctgaagtaattctaaacaaattttgttaacaaaattttttgatttgatcaataatctcaaaaaaatttttatatatacagggtgtcccaccTAAGTTGCCTCGGTCCTTAGCcgaattatgattgagtttttcaaaaaatgtttcaaataaaagttgaatcgaatcacattgtacatattttaaaattagtttctgTAATGGCGGACTTCCGCTTCTACCGGAACTGGAtatcaactttgttattttaaatggaacatcctgtatattattgcatttttggatTCCTCGTGAAATTTCAATGGTACTTTGTTAAGGATACCTTAGGTCTAACTGGtatcgtttttgaattatatgacgattttcgaaaaaaatgacatttgcagcatcttataaatttggcaatattgCCGAAACTGTGAAAGCTAGAAAGATTTGGTTTTCTGTTTTggattaacaataaaagagtacacgttttatatttttatttattcttttattgagaaaatcgttttagaacgagtggaggggggaaatcgtatcgttttgttacaaaagttccgtgccctcaTCAATGCGATTAATTCTTTCCGTTCAGATTATCAATGGCGCGATATGTATCGGAAAGTCGAGGTCCACGACCTGAAATGTACAACGAAGACTATAAATTGGTTGAAAACGAAGACGAAGATATCCAACAAGATATATTTAACGATATTAAAGCAGCTGATGAATCCGGTTGGGGTCTTTCATCGCGGTGGATGGTTGAGAATTTATCCACATCAAACAATTCCCAAATTTACGACATAAACTTTATTCGAGCATCGAGTATATCACCAGTTGATCTTAACTCATTTCTTTACGGAGCGTTTTTACGCCTTTCTAGTATGTATCTTATCCTCGAAGACTTAGAAAAACGTAGTTATTGGTACGAATTAGCTCGCGATATGaaaaaaacaattcaattGGTGTTATGGGATGAAAAAGATGGGATTTGGTACGATTACAATTTAGATTCTCAACGACCGATTAAAAAATACTCAGCCAGCAATTTAACGCCTCTTTGGGTCGAAGCCTACAACGATAGTTTATGTTTAAAAGCGAAACAAGCGTTTAGGGCCGCTTCGTATTTGGTTAGATTGGgtataaataaattcgaaGGGGGCATTCCGGCTACTTTGGAGAGTACGGGGGAAAAATGGGATTTTCCCAACGCTTTCGCGCCGATCCAATCGATGATAGTGCAAGGGTTGGCGAGATCTGGAAGTGAGGCTGCTGCATTTTTAGCCGAACAATTTGCTCGCGATTGGATTAAAGCTAATATGATCAGTTGGAAACAACGAGGAGTTCTTTTCGATTATTACGACTCTGAAAGGCCGGGAAAAACCAATCAAGGggttgataaaaaatttgggGAGGTTAATGGTGGATGGTCAAGTGGTGTTTTATTGGAATTTATTAACACTTATTATGTTATgatgaataaaaattctagttttatGATTGTtacttgaaaattaaattctcaTTAACATCATTCTTTTATTGTATTAGTAGTCAGATATGGATCAGTTGATATGGATCCTTGGTTCACTTTTCAAGTCGTTAaatgaacaatatttatttggacttatatcaaaattataacaataagaaatacgaaaagaaatacatatataaaataaaataaatataaaaaaagagtcCAAAAGGGCTACCTTAGTCTTCCTGCCCGTGATTTTGAGTTTGGTTTGGTTGTACTTGGGTCTTCTCAGTTGACCCAAGCAAGATGGAAGAAGtgttgttataataaaaagcgCTTCCTAATCCGAGAACATGCTTGGTTACATTCAATATTTAATTGGCCGATGGGTCTAAAAAATGGAGAAACAATACGTCCGCAACAAAATTCAACTGAATTTAAAAGAAGACCCTTTTTGGAGTTAAGCTACCGTCAGAAGAAGAGGAGGACCAACGTTCTGCGGTCAGAAAATACTTATCTTTGCAACAAGATTAAAAATGGGTACACATGGATCTCGCGAACTGGCCAAAATTTTAAACCACCTTTTCAAACATATAGATATTTCCAAAGTATCtaatatattatttcaaaaaaagaaaaaaaagccCACATTAACCCCTGATGACAGCCTTGCTCTTGATacatctttaaatttatcaaaatggCAATACAATACTTTGAGAGATTCTGTAGGAAACCTGATTGCCGTAATCGGACATCAACGAGACAGGGTAATCAACGCAAAATACAACTTACATAAACATCTGATGGACAAACCATTACAGTTCCGAGCAATAAACccgtaaattttataacaattagcaAGTAAGTTAAGAATGTGTTCGTTAAAAGTCAGTCCACTGTCAAACAGCACCCCAAAGTCAGAGCACTTACGTTCGGACATCAACGGTTGATTGGCCAAGTAATATGCACAGTCAATTgtgtttagttttttagaaaatgtcatggtaaaacatttagaaatatTAAGTGATAAAGGGTTGCTGAGGCACCAATGCTCAACACGAATCAGGTTTTTCATCCGCGAATAGCAGCTTCTCACAATCCAAGATCTCGGATACGTCATTAATAAAAGCCAGGAAGAGCAATTGGATCCCTGGGAAACCCCTGAAGTTGGAGAAAATCCTCTGGAAGTGAAGCCGCACACCAGTTTCAATAAGATAAAGTGATCCAGCTGATCAAACGCCTTCCGAAAGACGAGATACACAGCATCTACCTGCCCTCTAGCGTCGATTACATCAGCAACAAATTGGGCAAAGCATGTCAGATTGGTGACAGTGGATCGACCACAAACAAATCCGTGTTGGACTGGGCTTATGTACTTGCTTAAATGATATGAGATGTGCTTGAAAAGAACGCTTTCAAAAGTCTTCGAGAAACCACACAGCAGCGCTATAGGTCTGTAATTCACAATCTCGGCAGGGTTGCCCTTCTTCAAAATTGGACAGACGTATTGTTACGGGGGATGGATTGCGccgaagaagaaacaacagttgttgaataaaacgaaataatttatttacaaaaaaaaaccctcaaaggtttttttaagacGAAAGGGGTCGTCTTCGAATTGGCGGTTGAAGTGCTGGCTTGTTGTCACTGTTGTTGTCGCTTCGGAGTTCGGTTGGAATTGCCCGCTgatggttttttttttattcttctgACTTTTCTACTAATTTTCAGACTTCTGTCTATGAATTAGTTGCTTTTTTTCCAAATGTTATATGGTTATCTTTTTTACCTTATAGGTTTTTCCTCGTTTCCTCCATTTTCTCTCTCTGTGTTCTTGCCTTTTCCCATATGATCAATCGGTAGAGCCTTCCATATGTTCTGTTGGCGAGAGCCTTTCTTTTCTTCGCGTGCCTTTTGAAGTTGTTCTTTTTGTCGAATGTTATCCCTAGGTAGGTGAtggcgtttttcgtttttatcaCGGAGCTTCCGATTCTGATTTTGTCTTCTGCGTATTTTCTTCCagctaaatttattttcatcttcCATTTCTTGGCCCATGTTATTACGTTAGCTGTCGCTATTTCCGCCTTTCTCATCGCGTTCTAATATCCTCTCCCTTCTGTTATTATCGCAATATCATCTGCGTATTGTAGAATCTTTCCTCCTGTGTTTCTTGGTATGTCGTATGCCATCACGTTGTATAGGATGGGAGATAGTGGAGTAAGAATAGCTCTTCTTCTATTCTTACTCGGAATCTTCTGTCTTCTAGAAATGATGCGATAATCTGTTGTAGGTATGCCGGCGTGTCTATTTTTCTCAGTTTATGTAGGAGTCCCTCTCTCCACGTCCTATCGTATGCCTTCTCCATATCCAGCAGGACTGCGTATGCGTTCattcgttttctttttgctttttCCACTTCTTCTGTGAGGTTTTCCGCTTGCATGACTGCTCCCCTCTCTTTTCTAAATCCGTACTGGTATTCCGGTATTATGTTGTTTTCTTCTACGTACTCGttgatttcttcttttattagtATGTCCAGTATTTTTCCCATCGAATTCAGTAGGCTTATTGGTCTTCTGTTTTCGGGCTTCGTTGTATATTTCCCTTTCTTCTGTATCGGAACTATTATCGACTCTTTCCATGCTTTCGGATATCTTCTTTCCTTTgtcgttttgtttaaaatcgcTGTCACCGCTTCGGTGACGTTTTCTGGTGCCTGTTGTAGTGTTTCGTTCCTGATTCCGTCGGGTCCTGgtgatttcttttttggtaGTGTTTTGATTATCTTCTCTATTTCTTCTTGTTTCCATTGTTTTGGTGTTCCTTCCTTGTTTTTGTCTATCTTCATTATCTTTATATCCGTTGTCTGATCGTTCGTGAATACTCGTTCGTAGTGTTCTGCCATTTCTTCTGCTATCTCTGCATCTTTGTATAGGTATCCCTTTCTACCTTGTAGCGGCTGAGGACACCTTTTTTCCCTTCTGTATATCCTGGCGACTTGCCATAGTCCGTTGGGTCGTTCTTTGATATCGTTGATTTTTTGATCCCATCTCCATTTGTTCTTTTTCTGAATCATTTCTTTTACTTCCTTTGTCTTTCTATTTAGTTCCTCCTTGTCTTCTATGTTTCAGGTACATTTGTTTGGCCCTGTGTTTTTCCTGTACCAATCGCTTCTCCTCTGTGGTCAGGAAGTGTCTGTTCTCTCTGTTTGACACAGTTATTGTGGCTGCCTTCTCCGCCTCTTGTATGGCTGTTGTCAGATTTTCTATTTGTTCGTCGGTGCTCTTGTCCTTGTTGTGttcgtatttttctaatattccTCTGTATTTTTCCCAGAGTGTGAACTTCTTCGTTGTCTCTCTCTTTATCTGTCTTCCTGTTCTCGGGAACGTCATTCTGACGGCCGCATGGTCTGAGATTAGGTCGGTGTCTCTCTCTACGTCGACTTGTTTCTCCAAGTTCTTTGTTATGAAGAAGTCTATGATGTCTCCTCTCGTTCCGTTGGTCGGGAAGTTTGTTTCTTCAGTAGGTGCTCTGATCTTGCTGTTAGTTTGTCTGACTATTTCCCATATTTTTCTTCCTCTTACGGTCTTGTATCGTCCTCCCCAGCTCGTGTGATGGGCGTTAAAATCTCCTCCTATCACGGTCGTTCTGCCGTCTGTCAGTAGCTCTTTTAATTCATCTTCTATCAATTCCCTGTTTGGTGCTAAATAGATGGCGACTAGGTTTACGATCTTTCCTTCTATTTCCGTTTCCGTAACTGTGCATTCCGTTTCTTTTGGTTTTTCCAGATGTcgcatttttatttcatttcttgcTATTACGGCTGTTCCTCCGCCCCGGTTGTCTTTCCTATCATCTCTGTATATGTGGTATCCTGGTATTCCTACTCTCGTTTGGGGTTTTAGGAGTGTCTCGTTCAATAGCGCTACGTCGATTTTGTTTTCGATGAGGTATTCTTGGAGCTCTGTTCGTCTTTCCCAGAGTCCATGTATATTCCAGGTTATGACCTTAAAGTTTTCTTGATCCATTGAATTGGCGTAGTTCTTCTCTTAATATGTCCCTGATCGTCGTGGACAGTTCCTCCCTTATTATCTGCCTTATAATTTCCCTTAaatcttctttcttttcttctttttcttccttCTTTTTATCTCCTCCCATTATTTTGGCGAAGGATACTCCTTTCCTTATTTCGGCTTTTTCTGCCATTTCTTGTTGCGCTTTGTAGCGATCTTCTTTGATTTTGTCCGGGTTTGCCGGACATTCTTTCCATGCCAAACTGTGCTCTCCTCCGCAGTTGGCGCATTTCCTGATCTTTTCCTGGCAATTCTTGCCTTCGTGTTCTTCTCCGCATTTATAGCATCTCGTCTTTTTCGAGCATCTGTAGCTCACGTGTCCAAATTCTTGGCATCTGAAGCATTGTACGGCGCTTCCACTTTTCCGTTTGGCCTCGACTTTTACCCTCATGTCGAGAACTTTCTCCACGTTGAAGATCCTTTTTCCTTCGGGTGTTTTTTTGGCTTTCACCATGACCATGTCTATTTCTTTCCCCTTCGAGGTCATTCTTTTTACTgcgatggccgccacttcttggctctttaattcttttaaaatttcttcttccttGTACGGTGTGGGTATCCCTTTAATGACTACCCTTAATTCTTTTTCGCTTCTTAGTTGATAGGTGTGGTGTTCCACTTCTCCTATCTCCAATTTCGCTTTCAAGCTTCTAAAATCCTCGACTTCTTtcgtaaatatttttaggCCCTCCTGGCTCATCTTTCCCTCGAATTTTATTCCGGCCTCTTTGGCCATCTTTTGGACTTTCTCCGCTTCGTTCGCCTTCTTGAGGATTATCGGTGGTGGTCTTTccgttttcttcttttccGCTTTCTTTGCATCTTCATCTTCTTTTGGTTGGTTCTTATTTTTGGCGCTTTGCCTCTCTTGCTCTCTTTTGAGCGCACGCCTCTTCTTAGCTTCTTTTTCGTCCCTTATTATTTGGGACATTCTTGTAATTTCCTTCTTGTTTTCCTGTAGATCTTCCTGGTCGTTTTCCATTTCTTCTAGAACCTGGTATCGGTTCGGCGCGATTATGTCGCCATCTTTCTCGTTGGTTAGACGCCTTTTCTTGGCCATCTTTGTCATCCTCTCTTCATCGACCATGATGCTTTCCACATCGATGTTGTGGTTTTCTTTCAATTCGTAGATTATGCTGTGTAGCGCGTCTACCAGCTCCTTCGCGGTGTTCCCCGTGAACCCGGACATTCTTGTTTTCTGGGCCCTTGCCCCGTTCctatgaaaaagaaaattcctgtaaataattaattattaggtTAGTTTGCTAACAACGTCGCTAAAAAATAATCTATGCCCTAAAAAGGACGCaagatttcttctttttgaagTTTCGCTCTCTGGAGATTTCTTGTCGAATGTCGTCAGTGATCGTAACCTCTGCTCTGCTGCTAATTCTTCTGTGTGTGTGGCCCGCTGATGGAAACCCGGCCGCCTTAAATAGGCGCCCTTGGGTAAAACCCTATCAACCGGGCGTTGTGGTTGGTTGGCGACCGTCCGATCCGTAGGTAGTGTTGACGACCAATGGCCAAGCAGATCGAACGGCGCTCAATTCGTACTTGGTGACACCCCCTCCCTCAAGGCGCTGGTTCGGGCTGCGCAGGTGGGTGTCGATGTGGTGGAGGAGCCAGACGTAGGTCGTTGGTGTGGACTTTGCTGGGCTCTGCAGTCTGGTGTCTGCGGATCCAGTACGTTGTAGGTCCGGCCTCCTCTATAACCATGTGGGGTCCTATCCAACGAGGACCAAACGGCGTCGCTACATGAGCCCGCTCCATTACGAGCTGCCTTGGCAGGAACCGCCTGGGTGGTGGTACAGCCCCAGCGTATCGCTGGCGGTATCGGTGCTCGTCTTCTTCTCTCGGCCCGTCCTGCCGCTGGCTGTTGACCATCTTGGGGGCCCTCAAGAAACCATTCCCCAGGTCGCGGTAACTCGTATCCCAACAGCAGGGCGGCGGGGGTTTCTCTTGTCGCCGCGTTGCG from Onthophagus taurus isolate NC chromosome 5, IU_Otau_3.0, whole genome shotgun sequence harbors:
- the LOC111422066 gene encoding trehalase-like; translated protein: MLKSFLISTFLSFLQFEINSQTNSYQLSACQSQLYCEGPFLETVQLSGMFPKSKTFVDMTTRETNDEVTVKWQKLFKGLDDNKSPPTGAVKGFVLSNFAQENQGVTNWQPEDFKNDPWFIDYIQDAEMKQFTRYLIGLYHSLGRKINDQNIEKHSSLLYVPNGYFVTSGGVNELEYWSSYWVIQGLLLCEMDKTAKGIIDNFIHLIKQFGFIPGKNRLYHASRSQPPLLTFMVWDYLLKTRDFNWLRTIIKYLDLELQWWVENKLTKVNIDGLRLSMARYVSESRGPRPEMYNEDYKLVENEDEDIQQDIFNDIKAADESGWGLSSRWMVENLSTSNNSQIYDINFIRASSISPVDLNSFLYGAFLRLSSMYLILEDLEKRSYWYELARDMKKTIQLVLWDEKDGIWYDYNLDSQRPIKKYSASNLTPLWVEAYNDSLCLKAKQAFRAASYLVRLGINKFEGGIPATLESTGEKWDFPNAFAPIQSMIVQGLARSGSEAAAFLAEQFARDWIKANMISWKQRGVLFDYYDSERPGKTNQGVDKKFGEVNGGWSSGVLLEFINTYYVMMNKNSSFMIVT